From the genome of Deinococcus cellulosilyticus NBRC 106333 = KACC 11606, one region includes:
- a CDS encoding zinc ribbon domain-containing protein, whose translation MLETLYVIQQMDLELDRLKSDETRIPGDLASARTEQEDLNEKMDQCRSRQQETRREIQLNELELEDYRQKLGRAREEQQKNAFDARTQVQYENQIQQLSDRVSEIEETLTPLYSRAESLKDEWNGLEEQEEKLAPRLVELEAMDESRIQALRDEYNEKLTKRTDLMKSIDSRQVKEYEMIRKARKGLAVVAIQNSRCSGCNVQLPVTIQQQAKAKKVPAVKCPSCGRILVHL comes from the coding sequence ATGCTAGAAACGCTCTACGTCATTCAACAGATGGACCTGGAGCTGGATCGTTTAAAGAGCGACGAAACGCGCATTCCCGGCGACCTGGCGAGCGCACGCACTGAGCAGGAAGACCTCAACGAGAAAATGGACCAGTGCCGGTCCCGTCAGCAGGAGACCCGCAGGGAAATCCAGCTGAATGAACTGGAGCTGGAAGATTACCGCCAGAAGCTGGGCCGGGCCAGAGAAGAACAGCAGAAAAATGCTTTCGATGCCCGAACCCAGGTGCAGTACGAAAACCAGATTCAGCAACTCTCGGATCGGGTGTCTGAAATTGAGGAGACCCTCACCCCCCTCTATTCCCGAGCAGAATCCCTGAAAGATGAATGGAACGGTCTGGAGGAGCAGGAAGAGAAGCTGGCTCCCAGGCTGGTTGAACTTGAGGCGATGGATGAGAGCCGCATTCAGGCCCTGCGCGACGAGTACAATGAGAAACTCACCAAACGCACCGATCTGATGAAATCCATCGACAGCCGTCAGGTCAAGGAATACGAAATGATCCGCAAAGCCCGCAAGGGGCTTGCGGTGGTCGCCATTCAAAACAGCCGCTGCAGTGGGTGCAATGTGCAATTGCCCGTGACCATCCAGCAGCAGGCCAAGGCCAAAAAGGTTCCTGCTGTCAAGTGCCCTTCCTGTGGTCGCATTCTGGTTCACCTTTAA
- the nth gene encoding endonuclease III: MTHMTSGTDVLTEKKARAKKVLKAMKTLYPDAKTELEYGSPYQLLVAVVMSAQATDKSVNIATDKLFEVYPDAFSMAKATPEDVEQYMMNVNLHHNKARNVVRLSQLLVERHDGEVPNDFEAILALPGAGRKTANVVLSNVYGMPAIAVDTHVGRLARRLGLSEQMDPNKVEKDLMEVFPKKEWIFLHHSLILHGRRVCFARKPNCPGCLMKGFCPKIGVEAMAGGAEGRKQKAEGRRQKTNGTG; this comes from the coding sequence ATGACCCATATGACCTCTGGAACAGATGTCCTCACCGAAAAAAAGGCCAGGGCAAAAAAGGTGCTCAAGGCCATGAAAACCCTGTACCCTGATGCCAAAACCGAACTGGAATATGGCAGTCCATACCAGCTTCTGGTTGCGGTGGTGATGTCCGCGCAGGCCACCGACAAGAGTGTCAACATTGCCACCGACAAACTCTTCGAAGTTTACCCGGACGCCTTCAGCATGGCAAAAGCCACCCCTGAAGATGTGGAGCAGTACATGATGAATGTGAACCTGCACCACAACAAAGCCCGCAATGTGGTGAGGCTCTCCCAGCTTCTGGTGGAACGCCATGATGGCGAGGTGCCCAACGACTTTGAAGCCATTCTGGCCCTTCCCGGGGCAGGCAGGAAAACTGCCAATGTGGTGCTCTCCAACGTTTACGGCATGCCCGCCATCGCCGTGGACACCCACGTGGGCAGGCTTGCTCGCAGACTTGGCCTTTCAGAGCAAATGGACCCCAACAAAGTTGAAAAAGACCTCATGGAAGTCTTCCCAAAAAAAGAATGGATTTTCCTGCACCACTCCCTGATTCTTCATGGCAGACGTGTCTGTTTTGCTCGAAAACCCAACTGCCCGGGATGCCTGATGAAGGGTTTCTGTCCGAAGATCGGGGTGGAGGCGATGGCAGGGGGAGCAGAAGGCAGAAAGCAGAAAGCAGAAGGCAGAAGGCAAAAAACAAACGGCACAGGGTGA